The following proteins come from a genomic window of Hydractinia symbiolongicarpus strain clone_291-10 chromosome 2, HSymV2.1, whole genome shotgun sequence:
- the LOC130629463 gene encoding uncharacterized protein F21D5.5-like, whose product MIFYRNKFVISTAQLHYYTMKRSLCKSGAGEKPSKVAKKEEGKFKVNWKYHGEEAKGLKPLMYLDGEDIPPSAKIAGFDLDYTLIATQSGKAFPTGPADWKFLSGKVIPKLKSLREDGYKIVVFTNQAGLEKKKVKSNEIQTKISAIMSKLGFAFQVFVATGENIYRKPYTSMWDFMIKKCNGCLEVDINSSYYVGDAAGRPKNWAVGRKKDFSCSDRKFAVNVGLKFYTPEEFFDGAKPYKNFDWYGIDPTKVLTSANIDDSYENIASKDTELIVFVGVPASGKSTFHKNYLQPKNYVSVNRDRLKTQEKCLKVAMENIMNGKSVVVDNTNPSKETRKLYIEVAKKAGVPARCFHFQTPLDLAKHLNMYRQIETAGKTRRIPDVGYNVYKNKYEEPSVSEGFSKICKIIFKPKFESEENKKLFQQWT is encoded by the exons ATGATATTTTACAGAAACAAATTTGTTATATCAACCGCACAACTACATTACTACACTATGAAAAGATCTTTATGCAAAAGTGGTGCAGGAGAGAAGCCATCAAAAGTTGCAAAGAAGGAGGAAGGGAAATTTAAAGTTAATTGGAAGTACCATGGTGAAGAAGCGAAAGGTTTGAAGCCTTTGATGTATTTAGACGGGGAAGATATACCGCCTTCAGCTAAAATAGCTGGATTCGATTTAGACTATACTTTAATTGCTACTCAAAGTGGGAAAGCATTTCCCACGGGGCCTGCTGATTGGAAGTTTTTAAGTGGAAAAGTCATACCTAAGCTAAAATCGTTACGCGAAGATGGATACAAAATAGTTGTATTTACAAATCAAGCCggattagaaaaaaagaaagtcaAGTCAAATGAAATACAGACTAAAATATCTGCCATCATGTCTAAATTAGGCTTCGCATTCCAGGTGTTTGTTGCAACAGGTGAAAATATATATCGTAAGCCATACACCTCAATGTGGGATTTTATGATCAAAAAATGTAATGGTTGTTTGGAAGTTGATATTAATTCGTCTTACTATGTTGGTGATGCAGCTGGAAGACCGAAAAACTGGGCTGTAG GACGAAAAAAAGATTTCTCATGTAGTGATCGTAAATTCGCTGTTAATGTTGGACTGAAGTTTTATACACCGGAAGAATTTTTTGATGGAGCAAAACCGTATAAAAACTTTGACTGGTATGGAATTGATCCAACGAAGGTTTTGACCAGCGCAAATATTGATGACAGTTATGAAAATATCGCATCAAAG GATACAGAATTGATTGTATTTGTTGGCGTCCCAGCATCTGGAAAGTCaacttttcataaaaattacttacAACCTAAAAATTATGTTAGTGTGAATAGGGATAGATTGAAGACACAAGAGAAATGCCTAAAAGTTGCAATGGAAAACATTATGAACGGTAAGAGTGTTGTGGTAGATAACACAAATCCTTCAAAAGAAACACGAAAGCTCTATATAGAAGTTGCAAAAAAAGCTGGCGTACCTGCAAGGTGTTTTCATTTTCAGACGCCTCTTGATCTTGCTAAACATCTGAATATGTACAGACAAATAGAGACTGCTGGAAAGACGCGGCGAATTCCTGATGTCGggtataatgtttacaaaaacaaatatgaagAACCAAGTGTTTCAGAAggattttcaaaaatttgtaaaatcattttcaaacCCAAATTTGAATCGGAAgagaataaaaaactttttcagcAGTGGACATAG
- the LOC130629458 gene encoding oxysterol-binding protein-related protein 9-like, whose protein sequence is MAVKMEGPLTKWTNVVQGWQYRWFVLDEFTGLLSYYTSKDKMMRGARRGCLRLKGGKIGINDEDDSTFTITCDHRTFHFQARDAEERTQWVKCLEETITSHTNGGLIGSSGVYSIPTEEELNRRMQEAEAYFRILTRQVKQLESQINHSNNSKSERSMMLKDSLTQMIETMGQTIELLHDAKISLAKKVPVPVVSSPHLNKTTKPPLQQKSSDLSEKSLEQNSSDISCSPTRSVKSRSSSGTDNVEVACEATESENQITKTEKQALEECNKHAQELNYINLEHSDTNYAPAIVPISSYTSSDEEDIDEFYDANEQFSEITVEDIENSLKLEEEQLYSKTKTSDNDLIDLNLIEQEEKTDEEEKSIENQKEIRQSPDSISTESDEFDKDDQNTDDEESDDMQQHGSVITHLLSQVRIGMDLTKVTLPTFILERRSLLEMYADFYAHPDLFKGVPDLADPGDRMIQVLRWYLSSFHAGRKGSVAKKPYNPILGETFQCFFNLTDDQSKRKTPEHLSTDGPIPWATKDDVTFVAEQVSHHPPISAFYAECENKRVCFNSHIWTKSKFLGLSIGVHMYGTAHLFVSDHDEEYIVTFPNAYGRSILTVPWVELGGKTEIQCPKSGYSVQIDFLTKPFYGGKKNRVTAEVFAPNQKKAFMSVYGEWNGIMYAKYANKKEPEVFVDTFNMSIIKKKVKVVGQQEEFESRRLWKDVTVSLQKNLIENASASKHKLEEKQRQDARVRKETNTKWVTRLFDEWEEGTEHKYFYKWPLYKRLGLPKPGASAQR, encoded by the exons ATGGCTGTAAAAATGGAAGGGCCGCTTACCAAGTGGACAAATGTTGTTCAAGGTTGGCAATATCGTTGGTTTGTTCTTGATGAATTTACTGGTCTTTTGTCGTACTACACG TCAAAAGACAAGATGATGAGAGGAGCCAGACGAGGTTGCTTAAGACTGAAG GGTGGAAAAATAGGAATAAATGATGAAGATGACAGCACATTCACTATAACTTGTGACCACAGAACATTTCATTTTCAAG cacgTGATGCTGAAGAGCGGACACAATGGGTAAAATGTTTAGAAGAAACCATAACAAGCCACACAAATGGCGGCTTAATTGGTTCATCTGGAGTTTATTCAATTCCAACTGAAGAGGAATTAAATCGTCGCATGCAAGAAGCAGAAGCTTATTTCCGCATTTTAACGCGACAAGTTAAG CAACTTGAATCTCAGATTAATCACTCAAACAATTCAAAATCAGAG cgtTCAATGATGTTAAAGGACTCTCTAACT caaatgATTGAAACTATGGGTCAAACCATTGAACTTCTACATGACGCAAAG ataTCTCTTGCTAAAAAGGTACCCGTTCCAGTTGTATCTTCACCACACCTTAACAAGACAACAAAACCTCCACTCCAACAAAAGTCTTCTGACTTAAGTGAAAAGTCATTGGAACAAAATAGTAGTGATATCAGTTGTTCTCCAACTCGCTCAGTCAAATCTCGAAGCAGTAGTGGCACAGATAATGTTGAAGTGGCTTGTGAGGCAACAGAAAGTGAAAATCAGataacaaaaacagaaaaacaagcATTGGAAGAATGTAATAAACACGCACAAGAATTAAATTACATAAACCTTGAACACTCTGACACTAATTATGCTCCTGCTATTGTTCCTATTAGTTCTTACACGAGTAGCGATGAAGAAGACATTGACGAGTTTTATGATGCGAATGAACAGTTTAGTGAGATAACTGTTGAAGATATagaaaatagtttaaaattGGAAGAAGAGCAATTATActctaaaacaaaaacatctgATAACGATttaattgatttaaatttgataGAACAAGAAGAGAAAACAGATGAAGAGGAAAAAAGTATAGAAAATCAGAAAGAAATAAG ACAATCACCTGATTCAATTTCAACAG AATCTGATGAATTTGATAAAGATGATCAAAATACTGATGATGAAGAAA GTGATGACATGCAACAACATGGCTCTGTCATTACTCATTTACTTTCGCAAGTCAGAATAGGGATGGATTTAACCAAG gttACACTACCCACTTTCATTTTGGAGCGTCGGTCACTGCTTGAAATGTATGCTGATTTTTATGCCCATCCTGATTTGTTCAAAGG TGTTCCTGATTTGGCAGATCCGGGTGATCGTATGATTCAAGTTCTACGATGGTATCTTTCATCATTCCATGCCGGTCGTAAG GGTTCAGTAGCAAAGAAACCTTACAATCCTATTCTTGGCGAAAcgtttcaatgtttttttaatttaactgatGATCAGAGTAAACGCAAAACTCCG gAACATTTGTCAACAGATGGTCCTATACCATGGGCCACAAAAGATGATGTCACCTTTGTAGCAGAGCAAGTTTCTCATCACCCACCTA TATCAGCGTTTTATGCCGAATGTGAAAATAAGCGCGTCTGTTTCAACTCTCATATTTGGACCAAATCAAAATTTCTTGGATTATCAATCGGTGTCCATATGTATGGAACTG cGCATTTGTTTGTTTCTGATCACGATGAAGAATACATTGTTACATTTCCGAACGCATATGGAAG ATCTATTCTCACTGTACCATGGGTTGAGCTTGGTGGCAAGACAGAAATTCAATGTCCAAAAAGTGGTTATTCCGTACAAATAGACTTCCTTACAAAG CCATTTTATGGAGGAAAGAAGAATCGAGTAACAGCTGAAGTATT TGCACCCAACCAGAAGAAAGCATTTATGTCTGTGTATGGAGAATGGAATGGAATTATGTATGCGAAATACGCAAACAAAAAG GAACCTGAAGTGTTTGTTGATACGTTCAACATGTCAATCATCAAAAAGAAAGTGAAAGTGGTTGGCCAACAAGAAGAGTTTGAATCTAGAAG gTTATGGAAAGATGTAACAGTTAGCTTGCAAAAGAATCTGATCGAAAACGCCAGTGCTTCGAAACATAAG CTTGAGGAGAAGCAACGCCAAGACGCGAGAGTAAGGAAAGAAACAAACACGAAATGGGTGACCAGG ttattcGATGAATGGGAAGAAGGAACGgaacacaaatatttttataaatggcCGTTGTATAAAAGACTTGGTTTACCGAAACCTGGAGCCAGCGCTCAAAGATAA
- the LOC130629460 gene encoding prolactin-releasing peptide receptor-like, whose translation MAFATQLINYSMSSVETTTTTLNETTPSPPESDTLLKYFTVIFCTLIFIVGILGNILVLLVFGSRWSKLKTCEMLMVSLACSDLIGSIIVPGKMLLENMEHSFHAIGDTGCKIVSFLSMTSITVSALTLVVISIDRFVIVRWPLRKRPELCTIVTVIVVTWLISSGVGFSYFVGDRIQLHHDKPIDIHVCRDFGSAETREKHIFIALFAQLFLPIVLISIIYPLIIIELGKSARNELFVHHQQAMRLRIKRNRKAANLLITIIIVFYVCVIPINVFYLLYMYGDHKMSFRLTIRIFTILQTIQMANNCANPIIYSKLHTSFRRTTLKLFCSCCIRRVRNYRWETFRNTLTTSFSVRSKRWSRSSSASNRDLLTSRKRSNPEDLNHNNKRQVDVKLADSSATNVTAGTYYGEEQFSIKNHSPTFPKQLSDDDDEVFQSTSMIHKQDNLKQPLLKMNINKSRSSDRSAKDELIQNGVESSEEVFVLQELPNNGSTINGNTEVYRT comes from the coding sequence ATGGCTTTTGCAACACAACTGATCAACTATTCAATGTCATCGGTGGAAACAACCACGACTACTTTGAACGAGACAACACCTTCTCCGCCGGAGAGCGACACTTTATTAAAGTACTTTACAGTTATCTTTTGCacgttaatttttattgttggaaTTCTGGGTAATATTCTTGTCTTGCTTGTCTTTGGTTCTCGATGGTCCAAACTAAAAACGTGTGAAATGCTGATGGTGAGTTTAGCCTGTTCAGACTTGATTGGATCGATTATTGTGCCAGGAAAAATGTTGCTAGAGAATATGGAACATAGTTTTCACGCGATAGGGGACACTGGTTGCAAAATTGTATCGTTTTTATCGATGACGAGTATTACCGTGTCTGCTTTAACGTTAGTTGTTATATCGATTGATCGCTTTGTAATAGTAAGATGGCCACTACGTAAACGGCCCGAACTTTGCACGATAGTAACTGTAATCGTTGTTACGTGGTTGATTAGCAGTGGTGTTGGGTTCAGTTATTTTGTCGGCGACAGAATTCAACTTCATCACGACAAACCAATCGACATTCACGTCTGTCGAGATTTTGGTAGCGCAGAAACAAgagaaaaacacatttttattgcCCTATTTGCCCAGCTCTTTCTTCCGATTGTCTTGATTTCCATTATTTACCCATTGATAATAATAGAGTTGGGAAAGTCTGCAAGAAACGAGTTGTTCGTGCACCACCAACAAGCAATGCGACTGCGTATAAAACGCAATCGAAAAGCTGCGAATTTATTAATAACGATAATTATTGTGTTTTACGTTTGTGTTATTCCAATCAATGTCTTTTATCTCTTGTACATGTACGGTGACCACAAAATGAGTTTTCGTCTCACCATTCGCATTTTCACAATTCTGCAGACGATACAAATGGCAAACAACTGTGCTAATCCAATCATATACAGCAAGTTACACACGTCGTTTCGACGTACGACGTTGAAACTATTTTGTTCGTGTTGTATTCGACGAGTTCGAAATTACCGATGGGAAACATTTCGCAACACTTTAACAACTTCGTTTTCAGTCCGCAGTAAAAGATGGTCGCGCAGTAGCAGCGCGTCAAATCGAGATCTGCTGACGTCACGAAAGAGAAGTAATCCAGAAGATTTAAATCACAATAATAAAAGACAAGTCGACGTCAAACTTGCAGATTCATCGGCGACAAATGTAACCGCAGGTACTTATTATGGCGAGGAGCAATTTtcgataaaaaatcattcaccGACGTTTCCAAAGCAACTGAGCGACGATGACGATGAAGTCTTTCAATCGACGTCAATGATTCATAAACAAGACAACTTGAAACAACCGTTACTTAAAATGAATATAAACAAAAGTAGAAGCAGCGACAGAAGTGCGAAAGATGAGCTCATTCAAAATGGTGTCGAAAGTAGCGAGGAAGTATTCGTGCTTCAGGAACTCCCGAATAACGGCAGCACGATAAACGGAAACACCGAAGTTTATCGCACATAA
- the LOC130629462 gene encoding ruvB-like 1, protein MKIEEVKSTTKTQRIATHSHIKGLGLNEDGAAINIASGLVGQENAREACGVIVDLIKSKKMAGRAVLLAGPPGTGKTALALATAQDLGPKVPFCPMVGSEVYSTEVKKTEVLMENFRRAIGLRIKETKEVYEGEVTELTPFETENPMGGYGKSVSHIIIGLKTAKGTKQLKLDPAIYESLQKEKVEPGDVIYIESNSGAVKRLGRSDAFATEFDLEAEEYVPLPKGDVHKKKEIVQDVTLHDLDIANARPQGGQDVLSMMGQLMKPKKTEITDKLRKEINKVVNKYIDQGVAELVPGVLFIDEVHMLDIECFTYLHKALESSLSPIVIFATNRGSCTIRGTDIRAPHGIPLDLLDRVMIIRTMPYSKQEMMQIIKIRSQIEGIQLDDESLTELGTVGCNSTLRYAVQLLTPASVLAKINGQDCVTVNEIHEINELFFDAKSSAKLLAEQGNLYMK, encoded by the exons ATGAAAATCGAAGAAGTTAAAAGTACAACCAAGACACAACGTATAGCAACGCATAGCCATATAAAGGGATTAGGTTTGAACGAAGATGGTGCTGCAATAAACATAGCATCAGGATTGGTTGGTCAAGAAAATGCACGAGAG GCATGCGGTGTTATTGTGGACTTGATAAAAAGCAAAAAGATGGCTGGAAGAGCAGTGTTGTTAGCTGGTCCCCCTGGTACTGGCAAAACTGCTTTGGCTTTAGCTACAGCTCAAGATCTTGGACCAAAGGTTCCTTTTTGTCCTATGGTTGGTAGTGAAGTGTATTCTACTGAAGTTAAAAAAACGGAAGTACTTATGGAAAACTTTCGACGTGCCATAGGCTTACGAATCAAAGAAACAAAGGAAGTTTATGAAGGAGAAGTAACAGAGCTTACACCTTTTGAAACTGAAAATCCAATGGGTGGATACGGCAAAAGTGTCAGTCATATTATAATTggtttaaaaactgcaaaagggACCAAGCAATTAAAACTTGATCCAGCAATATATGAAAGCTTGCAAAAAGAGAAAGTGGAGCCAGGTGATGTTATTTATATTGAGTCAAATAGCGGTGCAGTCAAAAGACTAGGACGATCTGATGCATTTGCAACAGAGTTTGACTTGGAAGCTGAAGAATATGTTCCTCTACCAAAAGGTGATGTACATAAAAAGAAAGAGATTGTTCAAGATGTTACCTTGCATGATCTGGATATTGCAAATGCTCGGCCACAAGGGGGACAAGATGTTTTATCTATGATGGGACAACTTATGAAGCCAAAAAAGACTGAGATAACTGACAAACTTCGAAAAGAGATTAACAAAGTAGTCAATAAGTACATTGATCAGGGTGTTGCGGAATTGGTTCCAGGTGTTTTGTTTATTGATGAAGTACACATGCTTGATATTGAATGCTTTACTTATCTTCATAAAGCATTGGAATCTTCACTGTCACCAATTGTAATATTTGCAACAAATCGTGGATCGTGTACAATACGGGGTACAGATATTCGGGCACCTCATGGAATTCCCTTGGATTTGCTTGATCGAGTCATGATTATAAGAACAATGCCTTACTCAAAGCAAGAAATGATGCAGATTATAAAGATCAGAAGCCAAATAGAAGGAATCCAACTTGATGATGAGTCATTAACTGAACTTGGCACAGTTGGTTGTAACTCAACTTTACGATACGCTGTTCAGTTGTTGACACCAGCTTCTGTGCTTGCGAAAATAAATGGACAGGATTGTGTTACAGTAAATGAAATTCATGAAATAAACGAATTATTTTTTGATGCTAAATCTTCCGCAAAGTTATTAGCAGAGCAAGGAAATTTGTATATGAAATAG